The proteins below come from a single Tachypleus tridentatus isolate NWPU-2018 chromosome 13, ASM421037v1, whole genome shotgun sequence genomic window:
- the ear gene encoding ENL/AF9-related superfamily elongation complex transcription factor, which yields MQCVEVKLELGHRATQKTKPTPEGFTHDWCVFVRGPDKLSIQHFVEKVVFHLHESFPKPKRVIKEPPYQVSESGYAGFMFPIEVYFRNKEEPKKVVLQYDLYLRLEGPVSNTRAEKLTFQNPTEEFRKKLLKAGGVAVTLNPAGGTIPTIQPQPPPSQQYIKGVSSSEAPDHHPQVSSKQPASKTTSSSEIIKEKKPKLSPIKDGGKLGGSSHPGNQPFTDIFGPVLKTQSPTSGGKQKEGPSAKPGSGTPKSSKSSQGGSCSVQVSSSSKETKPPSLPKDKNKHHKESRQHKELKSHNKEGKEISKRPESPTQGLNSSVTVCKKRKRTTSTSSVASSVMSVESFSKDKQHKDKKEKKENHQKPQNKSNISENAIKKEKEQEKSSKQVTQSSSNSLLKTKYDPKKKKEKKEEKKGGSTGDVKNSSAIKPKKIKEKLSPEPVVTESFEQTHEDGNSSPASSISLSSLATGGTHGPLAAMMAEMEKDNELLSPLSSCPDSPVETSLPKSKEALDLSDEETDTKINREEKVDTAKASKVKKERKDFSTPKHEKNHIILSEEASEQVSETKSQKSNHRSQFDPSYLAELEKLRQQIMSLRDRGHIQRVVDVIEQTGLYFVTDSTFDFDLCCLDKNTIRKLQNCLTVK from the exons TTATCAAGGAACCACCTTACCAAGTGTCTGAATCTGGATATGCTGGTTTTATGTTTCCAATTGAAGTTTACTTCAGAAATAAAGAAGAACCAAAGAAAGTGGTGTTGCAGTATGATCTTTACTTACGATTGGAAGGGCCTGTTTCCAATACTAGGGCAGAAAAACTTACTTTTCAGAACCCAACAGAGGAGTTTAGAAAAAAGTTGCTCAAAGCTGGAGGG GTTGCTGTCACCCTCAATCCTGCAGGAGGAACAATCCCCACCATCCAACCACAGCCCCCTCCTTCCCAACAATATATCAAGGGGGTATCAAGCAGTGAAGCCCCAGATCATCATCCACAGGTTTCTTCCAAACAGCCAGCAAGTAAGACAACGTCATCTAGTGAGATTATCaaagaaaagaaaccaaaactttCACCCATCAAG GATGGTGGGAAACTTGGGGGTTCTTCTCATCCTGGTAATCAACCATTTACAGACATCTTTGGCCCTGTACTCAAAACTCAATCTCCAACTTCTGGAGGCAAGCAAAAG GAAGGACCCTCTGCCAAACCTGGTAGTGGAACTCCAAAATCATCAAAATCTTCACAAGGAGGGAGCTGCTCAGTACAAGTATCTTCTTCAAGTAAAGAAACCAAACCTCCATCACTACCTAAAGACAAAAACAAGCATCACAAAGAAAGCAGGCAACATAAAGAACTGAAATCTCATAATAAAGAAGGAAAGGAGATATCAAAAAGGCCTGAGTCTCCTACCCAGGGTTTAAATTCAAGTGTGACGGTGTGTAAGAAAAGAAAGCGTACTACTTCAACATCATCAGTCGCAAGTTCAGTGATGTCTGTAGAGAGTTTCTCAAAAGACAAGCAACataaagacaaaaaagaaaagaaagaaaaccatCAAAAACCTCAAAATAAATCTAACATTTCAGAAAAtgcaataaagaaagaaaaggagCAAGAAAAGTCTTCAAAGCAGGTTACACAGTCCTCATCAAACAGTTTGTTGAAGACAAAATATGATccaaagaagaagaaagaaaaaaaagaagaaaagaagggTGGAAGTACAGGGGATGTAAAAAACAGTTCAGCAATCAAAccaaagaaaattaaagaaaaactttctcCTGAGCCAGTTGTTACAGAAAGTTTTGAACAAACACATGAGGATGGTAACAGCAGTCCTGCTTCAAGCATCAGTCTGTCTTCGTTAGCTACTGGAGGAACTCATGGACCTCTTGCAGCAATGATGGCAGAGATGGAAAAAGATAATGAGCTGTTGTCTCCCCTATCGAGCTGTCCCGATTCCCCCGTGGAAACTTCATTACCCAAAAGTAAAGAAGCATTAGACTTAAGTGATGAAGAGACTGACACAAAAATAAATCGTGAAGAAAAGGTTGATACTGCTAAGGCTAgcaaagtaaagaaagaaagaaaagacttttcaacaCCTAAACACGAAAAAAATCACATCATATTATCAGAAGAAGCATCAGAACAGGTCTCGGAAACTAAATCTCAAAAATCAAATCACCGTTCCCAGTTTGATCCAAGCTACTTGGCAGAATTAGAAAAACTAAGACAACAGATAATGTCACTAAGAGATCGTGGTCATATCCAGAGGGTGGTAGATGTAATTGAACAAACAGGATTGTACTTTGTGACTGACTCAACATTTGATTTTGACTTGTGTTGCTTAGACAAAAACACTATCCGTAAGTTACAAAACTGCCTAACGGTCAAGTGA